A portion of the Edaphobacter lichenicola genome contains these proteins:
- a CDS encoding histidine phosphatase family protein — protein MTETAGTGPQPPATILLIRHAEKLTDGRIDLSPAGFERARLLPKVFGLARRPDVPTPQVLFATHISAHSNRPVQTVTPLAEALHLPIDDSFSNDDYAALASTLLSGKYAGKVVLVVWHHGEIPNLARALGATPPYSPWPDQQYDRIWRIDYANGKVTLHDLPYSLLPGDSK, from the coding sequence GTGACCGAGACCGCAGGGACAGGGCCGCAGCCGCCAGCCACCATCCTTCTCATTCGCCACGCGGAAAAGTTGACCGACGGACGAATTGACCTCTCCCCCGCGGGCTTCGAGCGCGCCCGCCTGTTGCCAAAGGTGTTTGGCCTTGCCCGACGGCCTGACGTGCCGACGCCGCAGGTGCTCTTCGCCACCCACATCAGCGCCCACTCCAACCGGCCCGTTCAAACCGTCACCCCGCTCGCCGAAGCGCTTCATCTGCCCATCGACGATAGCTTCAGCAACGATGACTATGCTGCCCTTGCTTCCACTCTGCTCAGTGGAAAGTACGCGGGCAAGGTCGTGCTGGTGGTCTGGCATCATGGGGAGATCCCGAATCTTGCCCGGGCCCTGGGGGCAACGCCGCCCTACTCGCCCTGGCCCGACCAGCAGTATGACCGCATCTGGCGCATCGACTACGCCAATGGCAAAGTCACCCTCCACGACCTTCCCTATTCGCTTCTGCCCGGCGATTCGAAGTAA
- a CDS encoding PEP-CTERM sorting domain-containing protein (PEP-CTERM proteins occur, often in large numbers, in the proteomes of bacteria that also encode an exosortase, a predicted intramembrane cysteine proteinase. The presence of a PEP-CTERM domain at a protein's C-terminus predicts cleavage within the sorting domain, followed by covalent anchoring to some some component of the (usually Gram-negative) cell surface. Many PEP-CTERM proteins exhibit an unusual sequence composition that includes large numbers of potential glycosylation sites. Expression of one such protein has been shown restore the ability of a bacterium to form floc, a type of biofilm.): protein MAALFAFGCLLCRPALADTITNGNFDTGNLEGWTAFTTANGSVGTGLPNVTPFNTTGSGISDAAHFNVGEVNFDFTQQGGGLFQIINVPVSGLYKLTEDFASQDNVGKNVDAGTFSILIDRNTVATDDLGSFLVAGQLLRGSFDETLDLTAGSHLFEVEVSRQFLSTGPNTPDEYIDNVSLAPAQKSIGLTPEPSTIALLATGIFGLVAMACRRVLFSR from the coding sequence GTGGCAGCACTGTTTGCTTTTGGCTGTCTTCTTTGTAGACCGGCCCTGGCAGACACGATAACGAACGGAAACTTTGACACAGGCAATCTAGAAGGGTGGACTGCCTTCACGACGGCGAATGGTAGTGTCGGCACAGGTTTGCCCAATGTCACGCCTTTCAATACGACAGGAAGCGGTATCAGCGATGCCGCACACTTCAATGTCGGCGAGGTGAACTTCGACTTTACCCAGCAGGGTGGCGGATTATTTCAGATCATCAACGTTCCCGTGAGCGGTCTCTATAAATTGACCGAAGACTTTGCTTCTCAAGATAACGTGGGAAAAAACGTGGATGCAGGAACGTTCTCAATCCTCATCGATAGAAACACTGTCGCAACGGACGATCTCGGCTCGTTCTTAGTGGCCGGCCAGCTTCTGAGAGGCAGCTTCGATGAAACTCTGGATTTAACGGCGGGCTCACATCTATTCGAGGTCGAGGTCAGCAGGCAATTCCTGAGCACTGGACCCAACACGCCGGATGAGTACATCGATAATGTTTCGCTAGCGCCAGCCCAAAAGAGTATTGGCCTGACTCCGGAACCATCCACCATCGCCTTGTTGGCCACTGGAATTTTCGGGCTTGTAGCTATGGCCTGCCGCAGAGTTCTTTTTTCGCGTTAG
- a CDS encoding phytoene desaturase family protein — protein sequence MSATAAVLGKIGLPAPLKELAARRWDVIVVGAGHNGLACATYLARAGQRVLVLESRERVGGACTVEEPFPDVRMSPCAYLAGLLHPLVVKELGLPERGFDWTPAVNGLFVPFLDGSSIQLWDDDARCEEEVRRFSPKDIEGWRAMNEVIRRLRDALRPASGSSADPHSTAKDLWIGDAPTQERLEELLSGDTEAHSLLFNWSMAEFVERYLTDERLQCAYLGQGVIGTNASPFDAGTASIRFHHSSGRLGDMPGMWGYVKGGMGMVSFYFCDAAREAGAVVAAGINVARILPGEGVLLEGGERITAPVVVSNADPIRTLRMLDADADPAWEKKVRAVPIEGCTVKLNVLLRELPNFTARPGTQEPHHYGQINAPLTKPEWKTSYAAARAGRLPDKLWCELYFQSVHDATVAPAGLHTMSVFAQYVPYAFASGSWDEHRNDAKAVALSSIGRFCSNLPEAVIDAQVLGPPDIEQKVGLTGGHIFQGECLPAYMWSNRLTARTPMQGVYLCGACTHPGGSVIGINGRNAAMAVLRDRNEAR from the coding sequence ATGTCCGCAACGGCAGCAGTCCTGGGAAAGATCGGGCTCCCAGCCCCACTCAAGGAACTCGCTGCTCGTCGCTGGGATGTAATCGTGGTCGGAGCCGGTCATAATGGATTAGCCTGCGCCACGTATCTCGCACGAGCCGGTCAACGTGTGCTGGTCCTCGAAAGCCGCGAACGAGTCGGTGGTGCCTGCACGGTCGAAGAACCGTTTCCTGATGTTCGTATGTCACCCTGCGCCTATCTTGCAGGACTTCTCCATCCACTCGTAGTCAAAGAGCTTGGACTCCCCGAACGCGGCTTTGATTGGACGCCTGCTGTCAATGGCCTCTTTGTGCCGTTCCTCGACGGCAGCAGCATCCAGCTTTGGGACGATGACGCTCGCTGCGAAGAAGAGGTTCGCCGCTTTTCGCCCAAGGACATCGAAGGCTGGCGCGCGATGAATGAAGTAATCCGCAGACTGCGAGATGCACTTCGACCCGCAAGCGGATCTTCGGCGGATCCACATAGCACAGCGAAAGATCTATGGATCGGCGATGCGCCAACGCAGGAACGCCTCGAAGAGCTGCTCTCCGGGGACACCGAAGCACACAGTCTCCTCTTCAACTGGTCGATGGCCGAGTTCGTCGAGCGCTATCTCACCGACGAACGACTGCAATGCGCCTACCTGGGCCAGGGCGTGATCGGTACCAACGCAAGTCCCTTCGACGCTGGAACAGCGTCCATCCGCTTCCACCACTCCTCAGGACGGCTCGGCGATATGCCAGGCATGTGGGGCTACGTGAAGGGTGGTATGGGAATGGTCTCCTTCTACTTCTGCGACGCGGCCCGCGAAGCCGGTGCGGTCGTGGCTGCGGGCATCAACGTGGCTCGCATCCTCCCGGGGGAAGGAGTCTTGCTCGAAGGTGGAGAGCGCATCACTGCGCCAGTCGTCGTCTCAAATGCCGATCCAATTCGCACGCTTCGCATGTTGGACGCAGATGCGGATCCCGCCTGGGAAAAAAAAGTGCGTGCAGTACCGATCGAAGGATGTACGGTCAAACTGAACGTACTACTCCGCGAGCTTCCGAACTTCACCGCACGTCCTGGCACGCAAGAACCTCATCACTACGGCCAGATCAACGCTCCGCTGACGAAGCCTGAGTGGAAGACCAGCTATGCCGCAGCTCGCGCTGGCCGTCTGCCCGACAAACTCTGGTGCGAGCTTTATTTTCAGAGCGTGCATGACGCAACCGTTGCTCCCGCAGGCCTGCACACCATGAGCGTCTTCGCGCAATACGTGCCGTACGCATTCGCATCAGGCAGTTGGGACGAGCACCGCAACGATGCAAAGGCCGTGGCGCTAAGCTCCATCGGCCGATTCTGCAGCAATCTGCCAGAGGCCGTCATCGATGCACAAGTTCTTGGCCCGCCCGACATCGAACAGAAGGTCGGTCTCACCGGTGGCCACATATTCCAGGGCGAGTGCCTCCCCGCCTACATGTGGAGCAACCGCCTCACTGCTCGAACTCCCATGCAGGGCGTATACCTCTGCGGCGCATGCACGCACCCCGGCGGCAGTGTGATCGGCATCAACGGACGAAACGCTGCAATGGCAGTCCTGCGTGATCGGAACGAAGCCCGATGA
- a CDS encoding Fe-S-containing protein, translating to MLQAFIITLREGVEASLIVGIVFAYLSKIGRPELKRTVFWALGLAIAASVAGAVVLARTQFNSDIFEGWVMLGAAAFVISMIWFMHKTARTMKGSIEEKVSQYTGAAGVSKAGLFFFVFLLVLREGVETVLILSAVTLNSTELLSFTGTLLGIAVAVVFGVLFIRGSVKINLQRFFRVTTVILYFVAFQLIVSGLHELSENGVLPSSPTEMRLIGPIVRNDLFFFVTMLALAGLMMLLEYRRRVPTVLAATATPADKRRAEWTQRREKMWMTAVVATSFLFIFLSTAEFIYAKSSTALSPTAAVTLVGSQVTLPTADINDDKLHRYGVHLDDGKSGNVEIRFLLFKKPDGNIVSVADACQICGPVGFYIGDQGITCKMCASPLNAASMGQKGGCNPIPLKSTVGGGQLVIQAADLRALAPVFER from the coding sequence ATGTTGCAAGCATTTATCATTACGCTCCGCGAAGGGGTGGAAGCGTCGCTGATCGTGGGCATTGTGTTCGCGTACCTGTCCAAGATTGGCAGGCCGGAGCTGAAACGGACGGTCTTCTGGGCTTTGGGCCTAGCGATCGCCGCTAGCGTGGCTGGAGCGGTGGTGCTTGCCCGCACACAGTTCAACTCTGACATATTTGAGGGTTGGGTCATGTTGGGGGCGGCGGCCTTTGTCATCAGCATGATCTGGTTCATGCACAAGACGGCACGGACCATGAAGGGCTCGATTGAGGAGAAGGTTTCTCAGTACACCGGCGCGGCGGGAGTGTCGAAGGCTGGGCTGTTCTTCTTTGTGTTTCTGCTGGTACTCCGCGAGGGCGTGGAGACGGTGTTGATTCTTTCGGCGGTGACGCTGAACTCGACGGAACTGCTGAGCTTTACCGGGACGCTGCTCGGAATCGCCGTTGCAGTTGTGTTTGGTGTGCTCTTTATTCGTGGCAGCGTCAAGATCAATCTGCAGCGATTCTTTCGCGTGACTACCGTCATCCTTTATTTTGTCGCGTTTCAGTTGATCGTCAGCGGGTTACATGAGTTGAGCGAGAATGGCGTGTTGCCATCGAGCCCAACGGAGATGCGCTTGATCGGTCCGATCGTCCGCAATGATCTCTTCTTCTTTGTGACGATGCTCGCGCTTGCCGGACTGATGATGTTGCTGGAGTACAGACGCCGTGTGCCAACTGTACTCGCTGCAACGGCGACACCCGCAGACAAGCGACGTGCCGAGTGGACGCAACGGCGCGAGAAGATGTGGATGACTGCAGTCGTCGCTACGAGCTTCTTGTTTATCTTTCTTTCAACGGCGGAGTTTATCTATGCGAAGAGTTCGACTGCGCTCTCTCCAACAGCCGCGGTAACGTTGGTGGGATCGCAGGTAACGCTGCCTACAGCCGACATCAACGACGATAAGTTGCATCGGTACGGAGTGCATCTGGACGATGGCAAGAGCGGCAACGTCGAGATACGATTTCTCTTGTTTAAAAAGCCTGATGGGAACATCGTCTCTGTCGCGGACGCGTGCCAGATCTGCGGGCCGGTGGGCTTTTACATTGGCGATCAGGGGATTACGTGCAAGATGTGTGCGTCGCCTCTGAACGCGGCATCGATGGGGCAGAAAGGTGGATGTAATCCGATTCCGCTGAAGTCGACCGTAGGCGGTGGGCAACTGGTGATACAGGCCGCTGATCTGCGTGCGCTTGCTCCGGTGTTTGAACGGTAA
- a CDS encoding GNAT family N-acetyltransferase: MTDLPESLFADPVWHTLHTKHRHFSVSVGDACRYPADVAPFAAVSSPTAAALLQLHSLLAPDESVWIAGETYPHPPELVFEESLECLQMVLPAEITPPAPTMEILPLSNADAPEMVALTTLAFPGFFRSRTCEMGTYYGIRSEGQLIAMGGERLTINGYPEISGICTHPAHRGKGYAAAIMWQLARDHRRDGLISWLHVSATNTRAIELYERMGFREVRRITLHRISRKQ; this comes from the coding sequence ATGACCGACCTACCCGAGAGCCTCTTCGCAGATCCCGTGTGGCACACTCTCCACACCAAACACCGCCACTTTTCGGTCTCAGTAGGAGACGCCTGCCGATATCCCGCAGATGTCGCCCCCTTCGCCGCCGTCTCCTCACCAACCGCTGCTGCATTGCTCCAACTCCACTCCCTTCTCGCGCCTGATGAGTCAGTCTGGATTGCCGGTGAGACGTACCCACATCCACCTGAACTCGTCTTCGAAGAATCACTGGAGTGTCTCCAGATGGTGCTTCCCGCAGAGATTACCCCGCCCGCTCCAACGATGGAGATCCTTCCGCTCTCCAACGCCGACGCGCCAGAGATGGTTGCGCTCACGACCCTCGCATTCCCTGGCTTCTTTCGCAGCAGAACGTGCGAGATGGGCACCTACTATGGCATTCGGTCGGAGGGACAGTTGATCGCGATGGGCGGCGAGCGTCTGACCATCAACGGCTACCCCGAGATCAGCGGCATCTGCACCCACCCGGCACACCGCGGCAAGGGCTACGCTGCAGCAATCATGTGGCAGTTAGCGCGAGACCATCGTCGCGATGGCCTCATCTCGTGGCTGCACGTCAGCGCTACAAACACTCGGGCCATCGAACTCTACGAACGGATGGGATTCAGAGAAGTCCGAAGGATTACGCTGCATCGAATATCTCGAAAACAGTAA
- a CDS encoding APC family permease — protein MTNPEPGEKQLLKRELGFFDLTLFYIAGGLSLRWIATAAAAGPSTILVWIFACLFFFVPLAASVLELSARYPQEGGLYVWTQRAFGDFSGFLVAWMYWMSNLPYFPAVLYFGAGSLLFAFPHGQKLTNSSNYYLLFSLACLAVITLLNVRGLKFGKWLNSLGALGSWLPIIILLILAGISVFRFGSATKFTVATMTPHASLRNAIFWSTVFFAFGGCETGSFMSEEIKNARRTIPRALIVSGILLAGSYIAGTIALLVALPSAEISGLGGFVSAVQVMCARLGLPWIVLAIALLVALNSIGGAASFLSSTSRLPFVAGIDRYLPKAFGKVHPKWGTPWIAVISYGVAGMLCALLSQAGSTVQSAYDLLVSMSIITYFIPFLYLFFAMIRLQREPFPQGAPRLPGGRPVAIVLAVVGLLTTSLTIVLAVIPSSDEPHKAIAIAKVLGSTFLLIGAGVAVFWGTTWRRRNTEGVTRPHD, from the coding sequence ATGACCAACCCCGAGCCGGGCGAGAAGCAACTACTCAAACGCGAGCTAGGCTTCTTCGACCTCACGCTCTTCTACATCGCAGGCGGATTGAGCCTGCGGTGGATCGCAACTGCGGCAGCAGCCGGCCCCAGCACAATCCTTGTCTGGATCTTCGCGTGTCTCTTCTTCTTCGTGCCTCTCGCTGCAAGCGTGCTCGAACTCTCGGCGCGCTACCCGCAGGAGGGTGGCCTCTATGTATGGACGCAGCGTGCCTTTGGTGACTTCTCCGGCTTCCTCGTTGCGTGGATGTATTGGATGAGCAATCTGCCGTACTTTCCCGCGGTGCTCTACTTCGGAGCGGGCAGTCTCCTCTTCGCCTTTCCCCACGGTCAGAAACTTACTAACTCCAGCAACTACTACCTCTTGTTCTCGCTGGCATGCCTCGCGGTCATTACGCTCCTCAACGTCCGCGGACTGAAGTTCGGAAAGTGGCTTAATAGTCTCGGCGCACTCGGGAGTTGGCTTCCGATCATCATCCTGCTCATTCTCGCCGGCATCAGCGTCTTCCGATTCGGATCCGCGACGAAGTTCACGGTCGCGACCATGACCCCTCATGCAAGTCTTAGGAACGCTATCTTCTGGTCGACGGTATTCTTTGCATTCGGTGGATGCGAGACCGGCTCTTTCATGAGCGAGGAGATAAAAAACGCACGACGCACGATCCCCCGCGCACTCATCGTCTCCGGAATCCTTCTTGCTGGCAGCTACATCGCCGGAACCATCGCGCTGCTCGTCGCATTGCCAAGTGCTGAGATCAGCGGTCTGGGCGGCTTCGTCAGTGCCGTCCAGGTCATGTGCGCCCGTCTTGGGCTGCCGTGGATCGTCCTCGCGATAGCGTTGCTCGTCGCTCTCAACAGCATCGGCGGAGCCGCGTCCTTCCTCTCGTCCACCTCGCGCCTGCCCTTTGTGGCCGGAATCGATCGCTACCTGCCAAAGGCGTTCGGAAAGGTTCACCCAAAATGGGGAACACCATGGATCGCGGTGATCTCCTACGGCGTAGCCGGAATGCTCTGCGCATTGCTCAGCCAGGCCGGCAGCACCGTGCAGAGCGCATACGACCTGCTCGTCAGCATGTCCATCATCACGTATTTCATCCCGTTCCTATACCTCTTCTTCGCAATGATCCGGCTTCAGCGCGAACCATTTCCGCAAGGAGCGCCGCGGCTTCCCGGAGGCAGGCCAGTCGCTATCGTTCTAGCCGTTGTGGGCCTTTTAACAACTTCGCTTACCATCGTCCTGGCCGTCATTCCATCCAGCGACGAGCCTCATAAAGCAATTGCGATCGCCAAAGTCCTGGGATCGACGTTCCTGCTTATCGGCGCGGGAGTAGCTGTCTTCTGGGGGACGACATGGCGAAGGAGGAACACAGAAGGAGTGACGCGACCGCACGACTAA